AATGATTTTAAACAATCAAAATCGGCAACCCGAGTGGCTCCGGCCCTGTCATTCTGAGCGCAGTGAAGAATCCGCGCCCTGTCGTGCTGAATGGCTCCGGCCCTGTCATTCTGAGCGCAGCGAAGAATCCACATCCAGACCCGCGGAGATTCTTCGCTGCGCTCAGAATGACACGACCGGGGCTAACCATTTGTCAGAATTTCCTGTCATTCGCGAATTTTATGACAATGCCATAAAATCGTGTCCTAACCCCTCGACGCCTGTCCGCTTTTGTGCTATATTCATCGGTATCTTGTTGTTCTATTCATGGTTGTATGGACATAGGGGAGACTGCATATGCCGACGTTAGAACGTTCAAATCCGTTGCCACTCTACTACCAGCTCAAAGAGGTGCTGCGACAGCAAATACGAGCTGGGCACCTTGCGCCCCATACTGCTATTCCATCAGAACCCGAACTGGTAGCCCGCTACCATGTCAGTCGCGCAACTGTTCGCCAGGCACTGACGGAGCTGGTACACGAAGGGTTACTCTACCGGCAGCATGGAAAGGGAACCTTCGTTTGCGAACCACGTGTGCAGCAAACGGTAAGCGAACTGACCAGCTTAAGTGAGGAATTGCGCAAACGGGGGAAAAAGCCAGGAGGCCTCTTGCTTGTCAGTGAGCTGGTACGAGGCGATGAAACTATTCGCAAAAGTTTGCAGTTGACAGATGAAGAACAGGCCATTCGCCTGGAACGCCTGCGCGCTGCCGATGATATTCCTATCGCCTATGAAATTGACTATTTGCCCTATCCTCGCGCCAGCAGCATTTACCAGCGTGCGAAAGAAATTGCCGATGGCTCTCTCTATAGCTTGATGGCCAGTGAAGGCCTGAGTCCTTATATCGCGGAACAGATCATCATGGCGGATCGTCCTTCCGCGCGTGCCGCCGAACTTTTGAAAGTCCAGCCGGATGAACCGGGATTGCGCATCTTTTGTACCACCTTCGATCAAACGGGCATGCCAATCGAGTATTCCGAAACGTTCTTCCCCGGTTCACGTTACGAAACACAGGTGACTTTGCGTATAGCCAGGTAGGGAGGGTATTCCGTCCGGCCCTTGCGGTAGTCCGCTCAATCCGCTATACTACGCAAGGACTTACTCACAATACGATTCATCTTGGCAACGCCTATATTTTTAAGAGTAGGACAATACAAAGAAAATAGAGGAGCATGAGCGCTTACTATGGATGAAATGCAGACCTTCGACAATAGCGATAGTACCGGCCCGGATGGGGCAGCACCACAGGCACAGCATCTTGGCGAGCAGGAATGGACGGACAGGGGCAACGCCGCCGCTGAGCAGGGAGACTACGAAACCGCAGCAGAGGCTTTTGAACATGCCGTCGAAGCAAATCCAACCGATGCGCGGGCGCGCTATAACCTGGCGCTGGCCCAGCAATACCTGGGCGATGCTGAAAGCGCCATTGCGGGCTACCGGCGAGCGATAGACCTTGATCCGCAGTTGATCGATGCATATACCAACCTGGGAAACCTGTATGGTGAGTTGGGAATGCAAGAAGAGTCGCTGGAGATCTTCCGCGTGGCTCTGGAGTTCGATCCCGAAAATGATGAGCTTTATATTAATGTTGGTGACGCGTACCGGTCGCAGAACCTCTACCAGGATGCCGTTCAGGCCTATCGACAGGCGCTCATCCTTAATCCCGATAACACGCTGGCCGCCGATAATTTGCGCGATGTACGCGAGCGCATCAATAACCAGCTGCGTCGCATTATGGAGCAGGAGCGGCGTGTGGACGAAGACCCCGCCGATCTCGCGCGTTATGCCGAGCTGGTCAGCCTCTACCTGGATATGCGGCGCTACGATGAGGCGCTTTCGATAGCAAACCAGATGGTGAGCCTGGACCCCGAAGACCGTACCGGCTACGATTCACTGGCCTCTGTTTATGAGGCAATGCAGGACCGTGACCAGGCGGCAGAAACATATGCGCGTATCGTGGCAATGGACCCCGATGACGCCGAGGCCTGGGAACATCTTGGCACCTGGCGTTCGATTCAGGGCAATTCAGATGAGGCTATTTCCGCCTACCAGCGGGCGATTCAGATTGACCCTGATCGTTTTACCGCCCGTTTCAGCCTGGCGGAAGCCTATCTTGAAGCAGAACGCTATGAAGAGGCGCGAGCCACCTACCAGGGCCTCATTGACGATGCGGACCAATTGGAGCCTGACGACGTGGCCGCGGCCTATGCCGGACTTGCTGATACATACAACAGCATGGAACGCTACGATGATGCTATCCAGACCAGCCAGGCTCTTCTGGAGCAGTTTGAGGATGACCCGGAAGGCTATTACCAGCTGGCTACCGCCTATGATGCGCTTGGCCGTTATGAGGAAGCCATTGAGAACTACGAGAACGCCATCGATAGCGATCCTCTCAATGCCGATTACTATAACGACCTTGCCGATACGTATCGCGAGGTGAAACGCTACGACGAGGCGCTGGAGACGGTAGAGCAGGCTATTGCTCTAGACCCTGGCATGGTTCTTGCCTATGAGACGCTGGCGCAGATTTACCAGGAGATGGGCCGCAACGATAAGGCTGCTGAGGCTATGGAGCAAGCCAATGCCCTGCGTGTGGTAACAGAATAAAAAGGAGAAACCGATCATCACAAATTTCCCCTCACATGCGAGGGGAAATTTGTGATGATCGGTTTCTCTTACTTATTTGCGATTCTTTCCTCGACCGCGGTCGCGAAGGCTTCCAGGTCGCCGAGACGATGCTGGAGGTGGTCGTAGAGCAGGTCGCGATTGAGCGTGCTGGGGTCATAGACCAGCGCATCCCGCAGGTTGGTAAGGATTTCCAGGCGGAAGGCCAGCGTTTGCGGAATAATCTGCTGCGAACCGACAATACTAAGCAGTTCGTGATAGCCTTCGGGACGCCTTAAGCCAAGCGATGCAACCAGGGTTCCACAGATTTGCAGGCAGGCCTCTATCGCCAGCTGCAGGTAGCGCTCGGCAAGACCATAGACGCGAAAGTCGGAGGTAAATTCTTCGCGCTTCGTCTTTGCCAGGTCTTGTAGAATAGTCACGGCTTCGCGCAACTGGTTAAGGTGACGCTGTACCAGTTCTTTATCAACCGGCAGCACCTGCCCATAGAGACGGCGGCTCAGAGCCTGGTTCTGAATTTCATCGAATTTCTTGAAATCGAGGTAATCCATTACCGCTTTCGTCTCGAATGCCACACGTGATTTTTCATCGCGGCTGAAGAGAATCTGGCCGTACTTAATGACCTGCAATTTGAGCAGGAGCGAGGCCTGGTTTAAAATCACGACGTCGATATTATCGGATTCCAGCCGTTTGGCCAGTTCGCTAAAAAAGTAGAGCTGGTAGTCAAGGAATTGGTCTGATTTGATCTGTTCCATCAGGAGGATGGCGATATCTACATCGGTGAGGTGTCCGAACGAGGTGCGAGTTGAGAGCGAACCGGCAAGATAAGCCGTGTTGACGGGACTTTGGGTGAAGAGTTGATTGAGACGAGACTGCTTTTCGAATAAGTTCATGCGCAACCCTCCGGGAGAAAGCCTATAACTGTTACCTGGGACTGAATGGAACGCTTTTCTCCAGGAAAACACTATTCCTACTGCTAACTGTACCATAAAAACGCCAGGAACGTAACCCCAGGCGCTATTATTTTCTACACGAAAAGAAGTTCAGAAAAGTTCTGTTTGCTTGTCTTCCTATCCTTCAACCCACTCCTCTCCATTGGTGGCGACCTCTTTCTTCCAGATGGGCACGGTCGTTTTGAGCGTATCAATGATATACCTGCAGGCCTCGAACGCTTCGCCGCGATGTGGAGTTGCCACGACGACGATGACGCTAGCCTCGCCGATTTCAAGCCTGCCGACGCGATGGGCGACCGCGACGCGCTCTATGCCCCAGCGCTGCTGAGCTTCTGTCACGATTGCTCGTATCTGCTGAATTGCCATTTCGGGATAAACATCGTATTCGAGGTAGCGCACCTGTTTTCCACGCGCGTTGTCGCGCACCACTCCCTCAAACACGACGATGCCGCCTACGCTGGGATGGCTCACAGCCTCAATCAAGGCGCTGCGATCTAACGGCTCGCGCGTAATCGAAATCAAA
This window of the Ktedonobacteraceae bacterium genome carries:
- a CDS encoding HepT-like ribonuclease domain-containing protein; translation: MNLFEKQSRLNQLFTQSPVNTAYLAGSLSTRTSFGHLTDVDIAILLMEQIKSDQFLDYQLYFFSELAKRLESDNIDVVILNQASLLLKLQVIKYGQILFSRDEKSRVAFETKAVMDYLDFKKFDEIQNQALSRRLYGQVLPVDKELVQRHLNQLREAVTILQDLAKTKREEFTSDFRVYGLAERYLQLAIEACLQICGTLVASLGLRRPEGYHELLSIVGSQQIIPQTLAFRLEILTNLRDALVYDPSTLNRDLLYDHLQHRLGDLEAFATAVEERIANK
- a CDS encoding tetratricopeptide repeat protein, coding for MDEMQTFDNSDSTGPDGAAPQAQHLGEQEWTDRGNAAAEQGDYETAAEAFEHAVEANPTDARARYNLALAQQYLGDAESAIAGYRRAIDLDPQLIDAYTNLGNLYGELGMQEESLEIFRVALEFDPENDELYINVGDAYRSQNLYQDAVQAYRQALILNPDNTLAADNLRDVRERINNQLRRIMEQERRVDEDPADLARYAELVSLYLDMRRYDEALSIANQMVSLDPEDRTGYDSLASVYEAMQDRDQAAETYARIVAMDPDDAEAWEHLGTWRSIQGNSDEAISAYQRAIQIDPDRFTARFSLAEAYLEAERYEEARATYQGLIDDADQLEPDDVAAAYAGLADTYNSMERYDDAIQTSQALLEQFEDDPEGYYQLATAYDALGRYEEAIENYENAIDSDPLNADYYNDLADTYREVKRYDEALETVEQAIALDPGMVLAYETLAQIYQEMGRNDKAAEAMEQANALRVVTE
- a CDS encoding GntR family transcriptional regulator produces the protein MPTLERSNPLPLYYQLKEVLRQQIRAGHLAPHTAIPSEPELVARYHVSRATVRQALTELVHEGLLYRQHGKGTFVCEPRVQQTVSELTSLSEELRKRGKKPGGLLLVSELVRGDETIRKSLQLTDEEQAIRLERLRAADDIPIAYEIDYLPYPRASSIYQRAKEIADGSLYSLMASEGLSPYIAEQIIMADRPSARAAELLKVQPDEPGLRIFCTTFDQTGMPIEYSETFFPGSRYETQVTLRIAR
- a CDS encoding MoaD family protein — encoded protein: MNIRMRYFASFREITGQNEEILTLPAGASVADARTFLITRYPRLQAIMERSACAVNHGYVSPDTALHDGDEVVFIPPVGGGTPLQENHMEPLISITREPLDRSALIEAVSHPSVGGIVVFEGVVRDNARGKQVRYLEYDVYPEMAIQQIRAIVTEAQQRWGIERVAVAHRVGRLEIGEASVIVVVATPHRGEAFEACRYIIDTLKTTVPIWKKEVATNGEEWVEG